The window GTAGATTCTGTAGGTTCTGAACCCCTTGAACCTGGAAGGTCTGCCACTGGATCTGGCCGGTGGGAGAGACGGTTTGGGCTTGGATGAGAAACGTGCCAGCATTCAACAGCTGCACGCTTTGTAGTGTTTGCGCTGCTCCATCTGCCGTCTGCGCAGGTAAGAGCTGCACCACCTGCTCGCCGCCGGTTGTGTGGTTCTGCTGGATGTACGACAGATCCTGGTGCCCGGCTGATACAGCAGTGGCTTGGGTGAGAACTCCTGTCCCGTCTATTGTCTCAGGAAGTGATGTCGATGTGGAAGAGGTGGTAGTTGGCACAAAGGCATTAGCGTTAGCATCGTTGGCGTTAAGTGACTCTGTGCATTTGCCACTTTCCCCCTGGTTATCGCTTGTTGTGGTGGTGGGGCCGGTCATGATGAGCTGGCCGTCTGCAGTTACGCTTGTTGCTATAGTCTGAGCACCAGCCAATCCAAGAGACTCCAGATCCACATTACTCAAGCTATTTATCGGCACTAATGTGATGTTGCCGGGCAGTCCCATATTAGCAACAACTTGGCCTTGTGTGCCAAACCCTGAGCCGGCCAATGAGACTGTGGGTATCTGTTGCACGTGCCCACTTTGGCTCAGTAGGCCTTGGAGGTCATTTGCATTAGTTGCTGTGGCAATACCTTGTGTTCCATCCGGAAGGATGGCAATGTCAGTGCCCAGCGTGCTTCCATCTGCAGCGGATGCTGTATAGCTTAATGATGCCCCATCTGCCCCCTGCAGCTGTGGGATGACCTGGTACTGCACCCCATTAGCACCGGTGCCATCTACCCCTGCCGTCACGAAAACAGGCTGGGTCTGCCCTGCCATAGTCTGTAATGGCACCACATATTGCCCATTGCTGCCCAAAAGTCCTCCGCTGGGTACATGCACAACTGCTGGCTCACCTTTCACTGAGCTCACAGGTGTCAGCACCTCCCAGCGATCAGATGAGCCAGTCATCTGGATGGCCGTGAGGTCTGTGGTCTGCTGTGGGGTGAAAAGATTACGCTTTAggaaaatttggaaaaaaatacataAGAGAGAAACAAGTTTCATGAAAGCAAAAACTAACAGTCTGAAGGGCATTTCACACCAAGGATGATAACTACTAACTAGAATAGCATCCATGACAATGGAGAGCTACATTTTGTTCATAAAAttgtttctgcaaaaaaaaaaaaaaaagttaataaaaatctaaattgtgaATTCAAAATGATTTTTTGGTGATATTGCAGTGTTTACAACAAATGATTTAtccaaaacacatttattcatgTGCCCTTATAATCTGCAATGAAAAGAACTTGCCATATTCCCTCTTCTTTTGTATGATGACGTCTCTTCTTTTGTATGACGACGTGAAAGAATAGGACTACTTCTCAATTCACAATATCAGCTCTTGTCCTACattctaacttaattttttgGGTTGTTTAAGAAGCAGTTACATGTCACCTTTAACACTGGACAAAAGGGCTACATGCACAGTGTTTTTTCAGCCACCGATGAACTTCCGGTGATAGGTtcaggttcattcattcattttcttttcggcttagtccctttattaatatggggtcgccacagcagtcaactcatccagcacaggcttttacgcagcagatgcccttccagctgcaacccatcacttgggaaacatccacacacactcattcacacacatacactacggacaatttagctcacccgaaaccggagcacccggaggagaaaGACTGTgactttttaatttcataaggttccttttacagcaacaattttttaatttaattaaagtaaaatcagttaaacagacttaagcattcatttagtcattcaatGAGATGAAGGCCGTTTACACGCAAGTGCTGTCAGCtcaaactccattgaaaatactggggtaataaatataaataaataatttaacatataaataatttaacatattttaaagacatggagcAGAACAATGGAATTTAccgcagtgcttcttgtccagtctgagacccactttaactCATATATCATCAATCAGGCATCACTGATTTAAATACGAAAAtattatccaaaataaaaaatgttcatttaagtGATCTGACACCAGAGAGAAGTCTTCAGTTATAACAGTAATAAAACTTATGTCAAAACATAATATATGGACTATTCATAACTTTGTGCATGACATACTCTTAAAAATATAGGTATGACCATAGACTAAAATATAGAGTATgacatgaatatttttttttaatcacatgaGTACTAAAGGGCGTGTTTCAATTGTATGTTTAATACGAAACAATGACGTCTTTAAAACGCCGTGGGCCTGTCGGAGATGACAAATAAACAATCAATATTATTTTGAACGCCAACTGCACACGACCAAAGGTGACAAAGAGCTTCTGTTCGCCAGGTCTGCGCTCGCAGCAGCTCCAGGGGGAATGGTGGAGCTGTGGAGGCTGTGTGAAAGCCTGGGTAGGGGTGGAGGCTTTTCCCGATGGAGGGGTCCTCCCCTATCGTGGGGGTGACCCGGGATCACCGCAGGTAAAGCGGGCAAGGCGACGGTGGCGAGTCTGTCCGACCCACAATGGGCGGGTTTAAAAGGGTAAGAAAGTGGGTGGCCGTACAAAGCGAAGGCTCACAGGAAGTGTTCGACTTTTCCCCTATTTTTAAAACGTGTGAActtcaccaaaacaccacaacaCCCCGCGAGACAGCGCCGGGGAGGCGAGAAACCAACCGGGGGATTTCATACCTGGTCCTGGGCGCCGCTGGCCGGCTGCAGAAAGTCGCTCTGACTGCTGTCCACGTCCAAGGCAGCCATTTCCTGCTGTTTCGCTGGCTGTTCTGGGGCTACGGAGACACAGCGAGagaaaaaactcaaaacaaattCATGCTCAAAGAACTCCCACCTCGAAAAGGCGGAGATTAGCCGCCAAACCGCCTGGAATTTAAACGAACCAGGCGGACCTTTCTGCTGTCGCGGTGCCCGAGCAACAGTCTTCCCAAATGTTTACTTTGTTAAAGTGAGGCTAGCTGGCTAACGGTTAGCGTCTCTGCTGAGAAAGATTAAACACTGAGCTAGCTCGCTTGGCTAATGGCTCTCCAAACTCACCGGCGGTGCTGTGCTTCGATCGGGATAAGTGTTACGTACCAGTCATAGCGTGAAAAGGTATAAAATCGGAGGTTTATCTGTTCATTTAAACTCCCAACATGATTGTTTTAATCAAAGGCGGGCTGTGATCGGAGATTCGGgtcgattttttttcttatttttgattgACGGTGCGGGAAACACAAAAGGTGGGGCTTCGGAGATTACCAGTCAAATTTGCGTCACGTAAACGGAAGACCCGCCTTTCTTCTAGGACGCGATTGGCTGCGCGATTCGACCTCCTGGACGTGGAGTGGTCACAGCTGCACGTCTGTCAAATCCACGGCACTACTGTTTCCTGTTTGTTGTGCGCTTCGCGTATGCGGAGAGTCTTTGGAAATCTTGCAGGAATTGTTCACGTATGGCAGGAAGTTAAGTTGCAACTCTGGTAGCCATTACGCTGAGAGCGCTAGACTAGACGTGTTGCGAAATACTCAGGGTTGTGCTTGCACAATGTCACGTTGACATTAAAAAGTTATATAAAATGATGTTGTATTACAAAGTATACGGAACTGATTAGTTTCGTTTAGTTCCAACAGTGCAGTCGTTGTTCGAGCTTGCCCGAGTGTCGGTTTATCCACCTGGGTAAACAGCGCTGAGCGGAAACAGCTGTGACTCCGGATGTCCCCGGGGCCCAACTGTATCATTATTATCTACCGCCTCACTTTGCTCATCTCTCGCTTTCAAGATTACAATTTGTATGGCTACTTTTAAATACAAGTCTGAGATTAGAGTCAACTTTGACCAATTTCTTTCTCGAAATGTACTTTTACATTGTAAAGTTTTGTAACAAAGTAAAATCTTGTTCCATCACATTGTGCATGCATCAAGTTTacaaaaaatgttaacatttaataCAAATTGCTACATTTATTACTGTAATATAAACACACTAAACGCTTTAGGCACTGCTCataaacaaatgtataataattaatttcatgTTTCAGAACAGAGAGGAGGCTCTCGTACATGATCTCCCCGTTATCTCCAACATAAAAGATTAGACCTTAAAACCTCTTTAGTAATGAAGATACTCTCCACTGTTTTTTTTGAATTGGTTCATTTTATTACTTTCCTAGAGTTAACCAGTTAAGTTTGACTTTTTAAATCCGTCCAGCTGAACTCTGGCTCTGGCAGGGGCACTTTTTGGGTAGCTTTAAtcactgaatcggattagaccattagcatcttgctcaaaaattgACCATAGTTTTTTCATAATTTCCCCTGTTAAAGCGTGACATTTCTTTGTAGTTAGTGCGTCAGTTGCAGCCACGGTACAGCAACAAACCTCCTTGATAATTACTCCAGTATGAGAGTAACGTTCCTATCAATATCTAGAAAACAGCagtttttctgtcagtcttagtatTTGGTGTAAATACAGAAGAGACAAGCATTAAATAGCTAAATTAATTGAAACACTTTGTAGGGATGGCTGATGTGAAACTGACGTTTGGACACACTGTCGAGATCCCGGAGTACAAGTGTTTTGAAATACTGCACCGAAGTATGATCCGAAACATCTAGGTCACATTACTAAGGTAATTCGACacacaggtcacatgactaaatcGATTCAAAGCATCGGTCGTTTCAAAAGCATTTCGAGACCTGGCAAATCTACATTTGTCTGACAGggtaaaataatttattcaaaattgaagctaggttagcctagccgcctcatacgctgaccaatcaacagcttagttcatgcacagcaggagaggtgaaattgaaaaataatcaaataataacaaattaaaccatgatttcccttttttttagccaaaaagcctaaTAGActtattgttgtgcaatgaaatatagcgttactaactgACGAGGAAACACACATGGACAGTCcttctacataattcattcatagaaagaacagccagaaaggggaaactgatggatttgtgccaaatattagcatTATTGACCCATAATGTACAGAACCTATAACTGTCATTTGTTTCAACTGTCATATGTTTGTGTCTTTAtccagtttctattctaatttgcagtcaAGTGAAAACAATTTATGAATCGAAATGCAAATCGAAgtataaatagcaaaagtgaacaaatagattttccctaccagcaaatattaataagacaccaaatataaaaccaGACACTAACTCGCTATAACATCGTCACCAATAactaaatctccaaaagactGATGAAAACACTggtgaattgtagctctgacatggacatgaggattataaatgactgaaaagcaGCTGtgggtgaagtatattgatctctagtgctcagtttgtgatcacatcttTGTTTGGTTCTGTTGATATGCAATTTCAAATATAAATAGcctgaaacagatggaaatatgatgGCTATTAGTATAACTACTATTGCAAGGGCTTAaatggagcagtgctcataatatcgagcgggaaaaaagaaaaagacagctgggaaacataacctgctttgtatttttgtaggaaacagtttagatctgtttagggtaagaggtttttgagtgaTTGTCGtcggtctatcactgaatgtgtcaggactCAGGagtatcgaaaacaaaaccaacttaatcCCACTCTGTTTGCGCCCCTCACAGAGTTTGATTCTctccttgggttttaggtttagGAAAGAAAATTCCACCACCCCGTCTAAACATTTAGCGGTATCAAATTTGCACAATGCAATGCACAACGCTTTgacttgtttccctcgctcgaaagcttgacagcatgtagctacggttgctaagccacgattggtgtgtAGTGGTTTTTAGGTGTGGCTTatggcgagttcagactgcatgattttctaactagtcgtgtcacagatgttttcacactgcatgactatctgggctagcgtttcgtcgctgctttgtttacactgcaagatggatcggcgacagggacattcacattgcatgactttactataggaagaatcgccgacaacttcgtccaaactacgtcacGTAGCCAAAAAcaagtagtatatcttttgttattaactacataatgagaaagaagcctttaatgggttagaacagtggttttcaaactgttttcatcaagtaccaccttagaaaaaaattgtctctccaagtaccaccaaaatgagcagtattgaaatacagtagcgtagtaggcccagtaaagcagctacaactctgcacagttaaaaaacctggcagtttacctcagaaatatagcctatatataatatatggcatattatttacataattttttataaatttttaattatttgtagcatgtacatgagatatttcattcctccgtgtaccactagaaggaagcccgtgtaccaccacagtttgagaaccactgggttagaacatgtacatgtttgctcacctgggtttaaagggaattagccatttctcctcaacgttgatgataaactaatttctttctgtatgaaacgtcaaacagacaccgTTGCatctgagtcctgtcaaacctccactagttttttcctttatttcgtgggtccaaataaaccgaaaatgagcgttAACTTCTCctccagcctcccgctggcctgcagcaggtatacacatacgcacacacaagtgaaagctgctctctcattggctataggcgatcgc is drawn from Danio rerio strain Tuebingen ecotype United States chromosome 6, GRCz12tu, whole genome shotgun sequence and contains these coding sequences:
- the sp3b gene encoding transcription factor Sp3 isoform X4 — translated: MTAPEQPAKQQEMAALDVDSSQSDFLQPASGAQDQQTTDLTAIQMTGSSDRWEVLTPVSSVKGEPAVVHVPSGGLLGSNGQYVVPLQTMAGQTQPVFVTAGVDGTGANGVQYQVIPQLQGADGASLSYTASAADGSTLGTDIAILPDGTQGIATATNANDLQGLLSQSGHVQQIPTVSLAGSGFGTQGQVVANMGLPGNITLVPINSLSNVDLESLGLAGAQTIATSVTADGQLIMTGPTTTTSDNQGESGKCTESLNANDANANAFVPTTTSSTSTSLPETIDGTGVLTQATAVSAGHQDLSYIQQNHTTGGEQVVQLLPAQTADGAAQTLQSVQLLNAGTFLIQAQTVSPTGQIQWQTFQVQGVQNLQNLQLPAAGGVSSPQITLAPVQTLSLGQSGTTGALGQIPNLQTVTVNSVGQYQQDENTESHTDIQIKEEPESDDWPNSTLSTSDLAHLRVRLVEEDMEGTGQEGKRLRRVACTCPNCKEAGGRGSSMGKKKQHICHIPGCGKVYGKTSHLRAHLRWHSGERPFICSWSYCGKRFTRSDELQRHRRTHTGEKKFVCPECSKRFMRSDHLAKHIKTHQNKKGLNSNTGVGQTEAAAPSDTIITGGGATVILANLQQAGTQDLLSNSDLPLQLVTVSASEVLE
- the sp3b gene encoding transcription factor Sp3 isoform X3, giving the protein MGCQTEELNTQDGQCQTFPDLKPHTLKLEPRSETPEQPAKQQEMAALDVDSSQSDFLQPASGAQDQQTTDLTAIQMTGSSDRWEVLTPVSSVKGEPAVVHVPSGGLLGSNGQYVVPLQTMAGQTQPVFVTAGVDGTGANGVQYQVIPQLQGADGASLSYTASAADGSTLGTDIAILPDGTQGIATATNANDLQGLLSQSGHVQQIPTVSLAGSGFGTQGQVVANMGLPGNITLVPINSLSNVDLESLGLAGAQTIATSVTADGQLIMTGPTTTTSDNQGESGKCTESLNANDANANAFVPTTTSSTSTSLPETIDGTGVLTQATAVSAGHQDLSYIQQNHTTGGEQVVQLLPAQTADGAAQTLQSVQLLNAGTFLIQAQTVSPTGQIQWQTFQVQGVQNLQNLQLPAAGGVSSPQITLAPVQTLSLGQSGTTGALGQIPNLQTVTVNSVGQYQQDENTESHTDIQIKEEPESDDWPNSTLSTSDLAHLRVRLVEEDMEGTGQEGKRLRRVACTCPNCKEAGGRGSSMGKKKQHICHIPGCGKVYGKTSHLRAHLRWHSGERPFICSWSYCGKRFTRSDELQRHRRTHTGEKKFVCPECSKRFMRSDHLAKHIKTHQNKKGLNSNTGVGQTEAAAPSDTIITGGGATVILANLQQAGTQDLLSNSDLPLQLVTVSASEVLE
- the sp3b gene encoding transcription factor Sp3 isoform X5 is translated as MAALDVDSSQSDFLQPASGAQDQQTTDLTAIQMTGSSDRWEVLTPVSSVKGEPAVVHVPSGGLLGSNGQYVVPLQTMAGQTQPVFVTAGVDGTGANGVQYQVIPQLQGADGASLSYTASAADGSTLGTDIAILPDGTQGIATATNANDLQGLLSQSGHVQQIPTVSLAGSGFGTQGQVVANMGLPGNITLVPINSLSNVDLESLGLAGAQTIATSVTADGQLIMTGPTTTTSDNQGESGKCTESLNANDANANAFVPTTTSSTSTSLPETIDGTGVLTQATAVSAGHQDLSYIQQNHTTGGEQVVQLLPAQTADGAAQTLQSVQLLNAGTFLIQAQTVSPTGQIQWQTFQVQGVQNLQNLQLPAAGGVSSPQITLAPVQTLSLGQSGTTGALGQIPNLQTVTVNSVGQYQQDENTESHTDIQIKEEPESDDWPNSTLSTSDLAHLRVRLVEEDMEGTGQEGKRLRRVACTCPNCKEAGGRGSSMGKKKQHICHIPGCGKVYGKTSHLRAHLRWHSGERPFICSWSYCGKRFTRSDELQRHRRTHTGEKKFVCPECSKRFMRSDHLAKHIKTHQNKKGLNSNTGVGQTEAAAPSDTIITGGGATVILANLQQAGTQDLLSNSDLPLQLVTVSASEVLE